The following proteins are encoded in a genomic region of Candidatus Eremiobacteraceae bacterium:
- a CDS encoding kelch repeat-containing protein: MPTARYGLAVGVINGIVYAVGGFEGTTELKTLEAYDPSTNTWTAKAPMPTARFELAAGVVNGKLYAVGGYNGRPLDTLEAYDPATDSWTTEAPMPTRRYGLAVGVIGGKLYAVGGKRVKHSVLSTVEAYDPTTNTWAVKASMPKARYWLAAGVVSGVLYAVGGRENTGHDSMQAFNSSTNTWTNRADLPSRRQLMAAGVVNDKLYSIGGQDDFPFSSVNLQYNPTTNSWTTKTPMPTARTFLAAGVVNGIIYVVGGTNDDHGRIGLSTVEAFNPR, from the coding sequence ATGCCGACTGCGCGCTATGGCCTAGCCGTTGGCGTCATCAACGGAATCGTTTATGCGGTCGGAGGTTTCGAAGGTACTACCGAACTGAAGACTTTGGAGGCCTACGATCCTTCGACGAACACATGGACCGCCAAGGCACCCATGCCGACTGCGCGATTCGAATTGGCCGCGGGCGTAGTCAACGGCAAACTCTATGCCGTCGGCGGCTACAACGGTCGCCCGTTGGATACCTTGGAGGCGTACGATCCGGCGACTGACAGTTGGACCACAGAGGCACCGATGCCAACACGACGCTACGGTTTGGCAGTCGGCGTGATTGGGGGAAAACTCTACGCGGTCGGGGGCAAGAGAGTCAAGCACAGCGTCCTGAGTACGGTTGAGGCTTATGATCCCACCACGAATACTTGGGCCGTCAAAGCGTCCATGCCGAAAGCGCGTTATTGGCTCGCCGCCGGCGTCGTCAGCGGCGTGCTATATGCGGTCGGCGGCCGCGAAAACACTGGACATGATTCGATGCAGGCCTTCAATTCGTCGACGAATACGTGGACCAATAGGGCTGATCTTCCGTCCCGTCGACAGCTTATGGCCGCGGGCGTCGTCAATGACAAGCTTTACTCAATCGGCGGACAGGACGACTTCCCGTTTTCAAGCGTGAACCTGCAATACAATCCTACCACAAATAGTTGGACGACTAAGACACCCATGCCGACAGCCCGCACATTTCTGGCCGCGGGCGTCGTTAATGGCATCATTTACGTCGTCGGCGGTACCAACGACGACCATGGAAGAATTGGATTGAGCACAGTTGAGGCTTTCAACCCCCGATAA